Proteins encoded in a region of the Canis lupus familiaris isolate Mischka breed German Shepherd chromosome 1, alternate assembly UU_Cfam_GSD_1.0, whole genome shotgun sequence genome:
- the DYNLT1 gene encoding dynein light chain Tctex-type 1 isoform X1: MEDYQAAEETAFVVDEVSNIVKEAIESAIGGNAYQHSKVNQWTTNVVEQTLSQLTKLGKPFKYIVTCVIMQKNGAGLHTASSCFWDSSTDGSCTVRWENKTMYCIVSAFGLSI; this comes from the exons ATGGAAGACTACCAGGCCGCCGAGGAG ACTGCTTTTGTTGTTGATGAAGTAAGCAACATTGTAAAAGAG GCTATCGAGAGTGCCATTGGTGGCAATGCCTATCAGCACAGCAAAGTGAATCAGTGGACCACAAATGTCGTAGAACAAACTTTAAGCCAACTCACCAAGCTGGGAAAGCCATTTAAATACATCG tGACCTGTGTGATTATGCAGAAGAACGGAGCGGGGTTACACACAGCGAGTTCCTGCTTCTGGGACAGCTCGACTGACG GCAGCTGCACGGTGCGCTGGGAGAACAAGACCATGTACTGCATTGTCAGCGCCTTCGGGCTGTCCATCTGA